The Nicotiana tabacum cultivar K326 chromosome 14, ASM71507v2, whole genome shotgun sequence genome contains a region encoding:
- the LOC142169089 gene encoding secreted RxLR effector protein 161-like codes for MESSKTIDTLIATSTPRLNLDELGSPVNKTMYRGIISSLLYLTASRPDIIFSVGLCARFQSSPKKSHLKAAKRILRYLKGTQDLVLYYPSGDNFDLIGYVDAGYLVDRKSTSGMAHFLGSCLISWGTKKQNYVALSTAEAKYVAAASCCAQLLWIKKQLEDIGVFSDCVPLLDNVENGLICMKFCKTEDHVADIFTKVDTHGNYRENKQLMNLHLGKRMRLTFTKLSQGT; via the exons ATGGAAAGTTCAAAAACCATTGATACTCTTATTGCCACTTCCACCCCCCGTCTGAACTTGGATGAACTTGGTTCTCCTGTGAACAAAACTATGTACAGAGGCATCATTagttcactcttgtatctcacaGCTAGTAGACCTGATATTATATTCAGTGTGGGATTATGTGCTAGATTTCAATCCAGTCCAAAGAAATCTCATCTTAAAGCTGCCAAGAGGATTCTAAGGTATCTTAAAGGAACGCAGGACTTGGTTCTCTACTATCCTTCAGGGGACAATTTTGACTTAATTGGGTATGTTGATGCTGGTTATctggtggatagaaagagcacatcTGGCATGGCACATTTTCTGGGATCGTGTTTGATTTCATGGGGTACAAAGAAACAAAACTATGTGGCTCTTTCAACTGCAGAAGCTAAGTATGTGGCAGCTGCCTCTTGCTGTGCTCAGCTGCTGTGGATCAAGAAGCAACTGGAGGACATTGGTGTATTTTCTGATTGTGTGCCATTACT agacaatgttgaaaatGGTCTTATCTGCATGAAGTTCTGCAAAAcagaagaccatgtagcagatatcttcaccaaa GTAGACACGCATGGCAACTACAGAGAAAACAAGCAGCTAATGAATTTGCATCTTGGTAAAAGGATGAGGCTCACATTTACAAAACTAAGTCAGGGAACCTAG